A DNA window from Methylocystis heyeri contains the following coding sequences:
- a CDS encoding Hsp20 family protein has translation MRAFDLSPLFRQTVGFDRMLDTLTQSGGFEPAPNYPPYNIERTGENAYKITLAVAGFPREDLSIETRENTLTIRGAQKPAPADSSREFLHQGIAARAFERRFQLADHVVVTGAALENGLLHVELVREIPEAKKPRRIDIATPRNAAAQAFEAKPVEVQAA, from the coding sequence TTGGATTCGACCGCATGCTCGACACGCTGACCCAGAGCGGAGGCTTCGAGCCTGCGCCCAACTACCCGCCCTACAATATCGAGAGGACCGGCGAAAACGCCTATAAAATAACGCTCGCGGTCGCGGGCTTTCCCCGCGAGGACCTCTCTATCGAGACGCGGGAGAACACCCTGACCATCCGCGGCGCCCAGAAGCCGGCTCCGGCCGATTCGAGCCGCGAGTTCCTGCATCAGGGAATCGCGGCGAGAGCCTTCGAACGACGCTTCCAACTCGCCGACCATGTGGTTGTGACGGGGGCGGCTCTCGAGAACGGCCTGCTGCACGTCGAACTCGTGCGCGAGATACCGGAAGCCAAGAAGCCGCGCCGCATCGACATCGCGACGCCGAGAAACGCGGCTGCGCAAGCGTTCGAGGCGAAACCCGTCGAGGTGCAGGCGGCCTGA